A single genomic interval of Dromiciops gliroides isolate mDroGli1 chromosome 1, mDroGli1.pri, whole genome shotgun sequence harbors:
- the LOC122753956 gene encoding 60S ribosomal protein L10-like isoform X1, which produces MGHHPACCYRYCKNKPYPQSRFCRGVPDAKIGIFDLGRKKAKVDEFPLCGHMVSDEYELLSSEALGAVWICANKYMVKSCGKDGFHIHVCLHPFHVICINKMLSCAGAERLQTGMQGTFGKPQGTVAHVHIGQVIMSIQTKVQNKEHVTEALQRAKFKFPGHQKIHISKKWGFTKFNADQFEDMIAEEHLIPGLWG; this is translated from the coding sequence ATGGGCCATCATCCTGCTTGCTGTTATAGGTACTGTAAAAATAAGCCATACCCACAGTCCCGTTTCTGCAGGGGAGTACCTGATGCCAAGATCGGAATCTTCGATCTTGGTAGAAAGAAAGCCAAAGTGGATGAATTTCCACTGTGTGGCCATATGGTGTCAGATGAATATGAGCTGCTGTCATCAGAAGCCCTGGGGGCCGTTTGGATCTGTGCCAACAAGTACATGGTGAAGAGTTGTGGCAAGGATGGTTTTCATATCCATGTGTGCCTGCATCCTTTTCATGTCATCTGCATCAATAAGATGTTATCATGTGCTGGGGCTGAAAGGCTCCAGACTGGCATGCAGGGCACATTTGGGAAGCCCCAGGGCACTGTAGCCCATGTACACATTGGCCAAGTTATCATGTCAATTCAAACCAAGGTCCAGAATAAAGAACATGTGACTGAAGCTTTGCAGAGAGCCAAGTTCAAGTTCCCTGGCCACCAGAAGATCCACATCTCCAAGAAGTGGGGTTTCACCAAGTTCAATGCTGATCAGTTCGAGGATATGATAGCTGAGGAGCATCTCATTCCTGGGTTGTGGGGTTAA
- the LOC122753956 gene encoding 60S ribosomal protein L10-like isoform X2, with protein sequence MGHHPACCYRYCKNKPYPQSRFCRGVPDAKIGIFDLALGAVWICANKYMVKSCGKDGFHIHVCLHPFHVICINKMLSCAGAERLQTGMQGTFGKPQGTVAHVHIGQVIMSIQTKVQNKEHVTEALQRAKFKFPGHQKIHISKKWGFTKFNADQFEDMIAEEHLIPGLWG encoded by the exons ATGGGCCATCATCCTGCTTGCTGTTATAGGTACTGTAAAAATAAGCCATACCCACAGTCCCGTTTCTGCAGGGGAGTACCTGATGCCAAGATCGGAATCTTCGATCTTG CCCTGGGGGCCGTTTGGATCTGTGCCAACAAGTACATGGTGAAGAGTTGTGGCAAGGATGGTTTTCATATCCATGTGTGCCTGCATCCTTTTCATGTCATCTGCATCAATAAGATGTTATCATGTGCTGGGGCTGAAAGGCTCCAGACTGGCATGCAGGGCACATTTGGGAAGCCCCAGGGCACTGTAGCCCATGTACACATTGGCCAAGTTATCATGTCAATTCAAACCAAGGTCCAGAATAAAGAACATGTGACTGAAGCTTTGCAGAGAGCCAAGTTCAAGTTCCCTGGCCACCAGAAGATCCACATCTCCAAGAAGTGGGGTTTCACCAAGTTCAATGCTGATCAGTTCGAGGATATGATAGCTGAGGAGCATCTCATTCCTGGGTTGTGGGGTTAA